A single region of the Bacteroides intestinalis DSM 17393 genome encodes:
- a CDS encoding sulfatase family protein, which produces MKHLPLLMYTTFCGLYSMQTEAADKKGERPNILWLTFEDTSAYEFGCYGNKGVHTPNADSLAARGIQFMNAWSVAPQSSAARSSLITGCYSSTYGMDIHPVPYDTPADIFFPQRLREAGYYCTNNSKTHYNSTTDNKSCWDECNNKASYNSPKRRKDQPFFAVFNTVTSHMGRIRTFHTDGRRDYTQEGIYPALLSLPSYVPDLPEVRSDYAGHLEAVQDVDTWLGFFMKDLKEKGLDENTIIFFFSDHGGCIPRGKGYLYESGLRVPLIVYFPPKWQHLANNATGKEYSLVNFTDLGPTVLSLSDIKPPKHMQGRALYGKFASREKRTMQFALAANQLHHFMPVRAVTDGHFKYIRSYIPYRQFALRNYYQWGMPSNKAWDKLVLGGHNTNPDWKQTFEAHPAEMLFDLEKDPDELHDLSTSPEYVETLFKMRQALSEHIRTTGDLGFFLPDSRTGHILYEKVRKEKYPLDELYTLVETAGTATVTSLPMLEEALSSPLPEIRFWGVVGYAKLAREKQIKTAPQTLLKLLQDDNPYIASEAAYAVAYMDKAQEGIARLVTPVQEKDRKIGYSSLECLSLDPEMRDYIRPFLPELRKAAETLPRLENEDAGLMARGILVNLGEMDIKDLHGSEAYKKGLKLNYGRRPMVPLPN; this is translated from the coding sequence ATGAAACACTTACCCTTATTAATGTATACCACTTTTTGTGGATTGTACTCCATGCAGACAGAAGCAGCAGACAAAAAAGGTGAAAGACCCAATATTCTTTGGCTCACTTTTGAAGATACCAGTGCTTATGAGTTCGGTTGTTACGGTAATAAGGGAGTACATACTCCCAATGCAGACAGTCTTGCTGCTCGTGGTATACAATTTATGAATGCCTGGTCTGTTGCTCCTCAAAGTTCGGCAGCCCGTTCATCGCTCATTACTGGATGCTATTCAAGCACTTACGGAATGGATATTCATCCTGTTCCTTACGATACACCTGCTGATATATTCTTTCCACAACGGTTGCGCGAAGCTGGCTATTATTGCACAAACAATAGCAAAACACATTACAATTCTACCACTGACAACAAAAGTTGCTGGGACGAGTGTAATAACAAAGCCTCTTACAACAGTCCTAAGCGCCGGAAAGACCAGCCTTTTTTTGCTGTATTCAATACTGTAACTTCGCATATGGGACGTATCCGCACTTTTCATACTGACGGGCGGAGAGATTATACTCAAGAGGGTATTTACCCGGCATTGCTTTCATTACCCTCTTACGTTCCCGATCTTCCAGAAGTGCGTTCCGATTATGCTGGTCATCTCGAAGCGGTGCAGGACGTGGATACCTGGCTAGGATTTTTCATGAAAGATTTGAAAGAGAAAGGACTGGATGAAAATACGATTATATTCTTTTTCAGTGATCATGGTGGTTGCATTCCACGCGGAAAGGGATATTTGTATGAAAGTGGGTTGAGAGTACCTCTGATTGTGTACTTCCCGCCCAAATGGCAGCATTTGGCCAACAATGCCACAGGCAAGGAATACAGTTTAGTCAACTTTACGGATTTAGGCCCTACCGTACTTAGTCTTTCAGATATAAAACCTCCCAAACATATGCAAGGAAGAGCCCTGTACGGTAAATTCGCAAGCAGAGAAAAGCGAACAATGCAGTTTGCATTGGCAGCTAACCAATTACATCACTTTATGCCGGTACGTGCTGTTACCGATGGACACTTCAAGTACATTCGCAGTTATATTCCTTATCGTCAGTTTGCTTTGCGCAATTATTACCAATGGGGAATGCCTTCCAATAAAGCATGGGACAAACTGGTGTTGGGGGGACACAATACCAATCCGGATTGGAAACAGACTTTCGAGGCTCATCCAGCGGAAATGTTGTTCGATCTTGAAAAAGATCCGGATGAATTGCATGACTTATCCACATCTCCCGAATATGTGGAAACCTTGTTCAAAATGCGTCAAGCACTATCCGAGCATATCCGTACTACTGGCGACTTGGGATTTTTCCTTCCAGATTCACGCACTGGACACATACTTTATGAAAAAGTGCGCAAGGAGAAATATCCTTTGGACGAACTTTATACACTTGTGGAAACTGCGGGAACGGCAACTGTAACTTCCCTCCCTATGCTGGAGGAAGCACTTTCCAGTCCCTTGCCTGAGATAAGATTTTGGGGAGTGGTGGGGTATGCAAAACTCGCTAGAGAAAAACAAATCAAGACTGCTCCACAAACTTTGCTGAAACTTTTGCAAGATGATAATCCTTATATAGCTTCCGAAGCAGCTTATGCTGTTGCTTATATGGACAAAGCTCAAGAAGGTATTGCACGCCTTGTTACTCCGGTTCAAGAAAAAGATAGAAAAATAGGATATTCTTCTTTGGAATGTCTATCTTTAGATCCCGAAATGCGTGACTATATCCGGCCGTTTCTGCCCGAACTGAGAAAAGCCGCTGAAACCTTGCCGCGTCTTGAAAACGAAGATGCGGGGCTTATGGCGCGTGGCATCCTTGTAAATCTGGGTGAAATGGATATTAAAGATTTGCATGGCTCTGAAGCGTACAAGAAGGGCTTGAAGCTGAATTATGGTCGCAGGCCAATGGTACCTCTGCCGAATTAA
- a CDS encoding heparin lyase I family protein, whose translation MRTIALITLCLLPLTAVSPVRAQSDNLTPLKERVNVQADSARANQIIDDRWVAVGTNKPHTIQLDYSRPFENKPSYRFELKQEDNTLEGYAKGETKGRAELCYCYAVANDFRNYPANEYSNAQKMKTVYHYGKGSCPQGSSMSYTFSVYIPRALDKDVSTIFAQWHGMPSRTLVSDPNGKVMKLSVEEFLELEKKMIFKKNIAHDKIARINAKGDTVYKAGNPNGWLIEQGGYPPLAFGFSQGYFYIKANSDRKWLTDKTDRCNANPDKAEIMRPVTSTYKTSTIAYKMPFKSFPKECWVTFRVNIDWTLYGKEQETILRPGFLDVTMSYQQEGKERKKHIVNNEEILIGRNDEEGYYFKFGIYRVGNSTIPVAYNLAGYEECEKTQRNRGL comes from the coding sequence ATGAGAACAATCGCATTAATCACCCTCTGCCTGCTTCCTTTGACAGCGGTAAGTCCGGTCCGTGCACAGTCAGATAACTTAACACCCCTGAAAGAACGTGTAAATGTGCAGGCCGATTCGGCCCGTGCAAACCAGATTATTGATGACCGTTGGGTAGCCGTCGGTACCAATAAACCCCATACCATTCAATTGGATTACTCCCGGCCTTTCGAGAACAAGCCTTCTTACCGTTTCGAATTGAAACAGGAAGACAATACTTTGGAAGGCTACGCCAAAGGAGAAACCAAAGGTCGTGCTGAACTTTGCTATTGCTATGCTGTGGCCAATGACTTTCGTAATTATCCGGCCAATGAATACTCCAATGCACAAAAGATGAAGACTGTATATCATTACGGTAAAGGAAGTTGCCCGCAAGGTTCATCCATGAGCTATACATTTTCCGTTTATATTCCGCGGGCTTTGGACAAAGATGTATCCACTATTTTTGCACAATGGCATGGTATGCCGAGCCGTACACTCGTTTCCGATCCTAACGGTAAAGTGATGAAACTTAGTGTTGAAGAGTTTCTTGAACTGGAAAAAAAGATGATTTTCAAGAAGAATATAGCCCATGATAAAATAGCCAGAATCAATGCTAAAGGAGATACTGTCTACAAAGCCGGAAATCCTAATGGTTGGCTGATTGAACAAGGCGGATATCCTCCTCTTGCTTTCGGTTTCTCGCAAGGGTATTTCTACATCAAAGCCAATTCGGACCGTAAATGGTTGACTGACAAAACCGACCGTTGCAATGCCAATCCGGATAAAGCAGAGATTATGCGTCCCGTGACTTCCACTTATAAAACTTCTACAATAGCTTATAAGATGCCGTTCAAGTCTTTCCCGAAAGAGTGTTGGGTAACTTTCCGAGTGAATATAGACTGGACTCTATATGGAAAGGAACAAGAAACTATTCTTAGACCTGGGTTTTTGGATGTGACTATGTCTTACCAGCAAGAAGGTAAAGAACGAAAGAAACATATTGTGAATAACGAAGAGATTCTAATCGGACGCAATGACGAAGAAGGATATTACTTTAAATTTGGTATATACCGTGTTGGAAATAGTACTATTCCAGTTGCTTATAATTTGGCTGGTTATGAAGAATGTGAAAAAACTCAGAGAAATAGGGGGCTCTGA